The following coding sequences lie in one Oncorhynchus kisutch isolate 150728-3 linkage group LG17, Okis_V2, whole genome shotgun sequence genomic window:
- the LOC109907684 gene encoding uncharacterized protein LOC109907684 has product MHLLSMSTKWPTYDSRSSTPSFLLSESDVTEDEADIDVFTSESEGDSSGGGKTCSVPRLHWSMAGSGQAKCFPHTTAYPSMMASPGSAALSTKGSTEETMQGDLAFAQKCSELQKFIRPLLELLNGLKTGRFERGLSSFQSSVAIDRLQRILGILQKPEMGEKFLRTLLQVEMMLKMWFPHVTPVAATQNPTPSLPPRWHQNQLCMPVKKRKLSWLDSDFPNAAPPSCKRLQREDNYQEMTSQDSCPLSTDTYYPSCLTVSKRRKGNKRLEISPCSACGSPATQDSRVSSTLLVFHSHQLSLHGHQPQRYHSRPGTVKTETDIASVETQRRGQSIPILLRSMKQEPE; this is encoded by the exons ATGCATTTGTTGAGCATGTCCACCAAATGGCCGACCTATGATTCCCGCTCCTCCACACCCAGCTTCCTCCTCAGCGAGAGCGACGTGACTGAGGATGAGGCAGACATTGATGTCTTCACCTCCGAAAGTGAGGGAGATAGCTCAGGGGGTGGCAAGACCTGCTCAGTACCTAGGTTACACTGGTCCATGGCTGGGAGTGGACAAGCAAAATGCTTTCCTCACACCACCGCCTACCCATCCATGATGGCTTCCCCTGGCAGTGCTGCGTTAagcacaaagggaagcacagaggAGACCATGCAAGGAGACCTGGCCTTCGCTCAGAAA TGTTCAGAGCTGCAAAAGTTTATCAGACCTCTGTTGGAGCTTCTGAATGGACTCAAGACAGGGAGATTTGAGAGAGGTCTTAGCAGTTTCCAGTCGAGCGTTGCCATCGATAGACTACAGAGGATCCTGGGTATTCTTCAGAAACCTGAAATGGG AGAGAAATTCCTCCGCACCCTTCTGCAGGTAGAGATGATGCTGAAGATGTGGTTCCCCCATGTGACCCCTGTCGCTGCCACCCAGAACCCCACACCCAGTCTTCCGCCACGATGGCACCAAAATCAgctgtgcatgccagtcaag AAGCGCAAGCTTAGCTGGTTGGACTCTGACTTCCCCAATGCCGCCCCACCCAGCTGCAAGCGCCTGCAGCGCGAGGACAACTACCAGGAAATGACCTCACAAGACTCTTGCCCATTGAGCACAGACACCTATTACCCGTCATGTCTGACTGTCAGCAAGAGAAGAAAGGGAAATAAGAGGCTTGAAATTTCACCATGCTCAGCATGTGGTAGCCCAGCCACACAAGACAGCCGTGTCTCCTCCACCCTCCTGGTCTTTCACTCACATCAGCTCTCCCTCCATGGACATCAGCCACAGAGGTACCACAGCAGGCCTGGAACAgtgaagacagagacagatattgCATCAGTGGAAACCCAAAGGAGGGGTCAGTCTATCCCCATATTACTGAGGTCTATGAAACAAGAGCCGGAGTAG